The genomic region attataaatagaaaatacagtaaaaataaacaacagagaaaaaaagctAGTAGAATTCAGTTGCAGCCAAATACTGTTCCCTGACAACGATTCTCAACCTGAGATCTGTTCACTCTTTTAAAAAACGGAGAAGAATAAATGGTATAAAAGATCAAAGATATACTCACCCCAAATGCTGACTTCTCTTGGCCATGGTCAGGATAAAACAGCATTGAAAAGAGAATGGTTTTTCTTACTGTGTAATTCCAGGTTTAACACTGGGATCCAGTGTCTCCTAAAACAGTGGTTCTCCCTCAGGGTGAGTTTGTCCTCCTGATAAGGACATGTGGCAATACCtagggacatttttttttttttttttgagatggagtcttgttctgtcacccacgctggagtgcagtggcgtgatcttggctcactgcaacctccgcctcccggcttcaagcgattttcctgcctcagcctcccaagtagctgggattacaggcgcccaccaccacactgactaatttttgtatttttagtagagacggtttcaccatgttagccaggttggtctcgaactcctgacctcaggtgatccgcctgcctcggcctcccaaagtgctgggactataggcgtgatcCATTGTGCCCAGCCCTCGGGACAGTTTTGGTTGTCAAAACTTAGTTGGCACTGCTGGCATCTAGTTGGTAGAGGTCAGAGATGCAGTTAAATATCCCACCATCCATGGGACAGCCCCTGTCACAAAGAATGACCCGGCCCGATGTCTGGTGCAGAGGTTGAGAAGCCCTGGCCACAGATGGTCTCCATTACCGGTCATATCTGTCTCTTACTTTTCTGGTCTGGGTTTAACAATCCCAGGGGCGGGGACCGCCTTGCTCGGGAAGGAAGGTGCCATGGCCTGCACCGTGGCAGTGGAAGAGAGCATAGCACATCACTACAACAACCAGATCAGGACGCTGATGGAGGAGGACCCTGAAAAATACGAGGAACTTCTTCAGGTATTTATCCATGCTCTAGAACGGGGCTGCTCAAGGAGGAAAAGGGCAGATAGCAATTGGGTAAGAGGAAAACATATTAGAGATTGTTAGGGGATGATGGGGGTTTAGAGGCTCAGGTCAGTGCCTCAGTTTAAAGGTGAGcaaactgaggaacagagaggtGAACCCATCTGCCCTGGCCATACAGCACACAcagagctgggactagaacccttgtctcctttgtcttttttctttctatttagagatgaggtcttgctccgttgcccaggccggagtacagtggcacagtcatagctcactgcatcttcaaactcttggcttcaagtgatcctcctgcctcagcctcccgagtagctatggGACTACATACATAGCCACCactcacagctaattttttttttttttttttaagagatggggtctcactatgttttccaggctggtcttgaatttctgagctCCAGTAGTCCtctctcctcagcttcccaaagtgctagaatcataggcatgagccaccacatccggccagaACCCTTGTCTCTTGAGCCCTGTCCtgttcacttattttatttttaattttcaaaattttttgtagagacagtctctctctgtgttgtccagattggtcttgagctcctgggctcaagtgattctcctgcctcggcctcccaaagtgctgagattacaggtgtgagccacaccacCTGGtgctgttcacttttttttttttttttttttttttgagatggagtctcactctgtccccgaggctggagtgcagtggtctccgcctgcactgcagcctccgcctcccgggttccagcgattctcctgcctcggcgtcccaggtagctgggattacagacatgcaccaccacgcccagctaatttttgtatttttagtagagacggggtttcaccatgttggccaggctggtctggaactcctgacctcaggtgatcctcctgccttggcctcctaaaatgctgggattgcaggcgtgagccaccgcgcccagcccacttcTTTATCATTGGCAGATTCTGAGCAGATGCTGTGAGCAGGAACCCTTtagattgaataaatgaatagatatcCTGAGATAATTTTCCACAGCAAATAAGGGAACTGTTTAGTTTTTTAGAGTCTAAATCtgaggttggcaaactatggcctgtgGCCAGCCAcctgtttctttaaataaacttttattggaacacaagCATGTCCATTTGTTTGCATGTCTCCGGCTGCTTTTCTGGttacagtggcagagttgggtAGTTGCAACAAAGTATTTACTCTTTGGCCCTTTAGAGGAAAAGCTGGCCTCCCTGTCTTAGGCCATAATAAGAGGCTTTAGCCTccaaaatgaaatggaacagCAGGAGAGTTGGAAGGCTAACTTGCTTTGGTGTCTTTTTATTTAACCAGCTGATAAAGAAATTTCGGGATGAAGAGCTTGAGCACCATGACATAGGCCTCGACCATGATGCAGAATTGGTAGGGCCCTACTGTTACCTGTTCTGCTTTGGGACTccttatttgggaggctgaaggggcaGGAGGTTTCTATTgccagaaaaatacattttaaagtgacAGCGAAAGGGAGAGAAAACCAATGACGTTGCTTTGACAAAAAGCAAGCAAACGCATTATTGCTCCAGATTGGGAATCTCCTTTCTTGCTTTATCCCTTCTCCTTTTCcccagaagctttttttttttttttttttcagacagtctcactctgtctcccatgctggagtgcagtggtgcagtcttagctcactgcagcctcctccttccaggttcaagcaattctgcctcagcctcccgagtagctgggatgacaggtgcgtgccaccatgcccggctaatttttgtattttttatttttagtagagaccgagttttcactatgttgaccaggctggtctcgaactcctgacctcaggtgagctgcctgccttggcctcccaggagcTTCATTTCCTTTCCTGTGAGAATCTGGATGACTCCAATGCTTTGGCAGTAGTAGCAGAGGCATTCCGACCTTTTGAATAGCTTTctttgaaactaaaataaattgtTCCTTAGATCTATTTCTTATCCAGAGAAATCCAAAGCCTGCCCTGCCAGCCCTGAATCTTACAACCAAAAATGAGCACATAAcatgtttctttgtttgcttatTGTTTTTAACAGGCTCCAGCCTATGCCGTCCTGAAGAGCATTATCCAGGCTGGATGCAGAGTGGCGATATATTTATCAGAAAGATTATAAAGTGTGTCCAGTTTTGCCTGTCTATAAAAGATGATAGTAATTTACCAAGTGACATTTGCAGAGAAACAGGTGTACAGTTATCGTTGTACTTTTGTACAATGTGAATTTTGTTAATAAATTataaggtttgttttttttttttaaactctgcagtgttgatttttctctGGGTTGTTTTTTCTGCCATGAGACCAACAGGTCACCAGCCTTGTTCAAGTTACAGCAAACGAAGCTGGGCCTTGTTTGGtctcatatttaattttcttttatatacatgtttttcttttacatgcatatatatatattttattttattttattttttttggagacagggcctcgctcttttgtccaggccaggtcacaactcactgcagcctggacctcctagcctcaagcaatccacccacctcagccttccaagtagctgggactacaggtgtgcaccaccacagctggctaattctatttttttatagaggcgaagtctcactatgtcgccaggctggtctctaactcctgggctcagtgatcctcccgtttcgacttcccaaagtgctgggattacaggtgtgagccacttcaccagGCCCATTTTCTCCTAAAACATCAAGGACAAATCATTAATAATGTAACAGGAATCTTTAGGAGAAAAAACAATTTGGTTTACTGATAACAAAAGATAATTGGAAACATGAGAGTATTTGAGATTGGCCAAGCAGAACTATGAAGTCCATCAAGTAAGTCAAAGATCATCGTTTCTGTTTTGAATTGTGGGTGATAATGGGTGGGAGAGTGCTACAGTCTGTATGTCTGTGTCTCCCTAGAATTCATACGATGAAATCTTCACTCTCAAGTTGATAGAAGGTGGGGCCCTTGGGAAGTgtgaggtcatgagagtggagccctcatgaatgggatcagtgccTTATGAAAGGCCCTAGAGAGATACCTCATCCTCTCCACAGTGTGAGACTTCAAGGGGGAAGTGTGAGACTTCTCTGAGGAAGCAGACCCTTCACAAGCAAAATCAACCAGCACTTTGATCacggacttcccagcctctaggactgtgagcaataaatgtttgatgtttataagccacccagactctggtattttgttttagcagcctgaacagactgagACGGGGGTGTTGCTTCCATCAAAGGATGTACTAAGTTGTGGATTATTTGTGAAATTGAATTACAATCTTTTCCTTAAGGTCTTTTACCACCTCCCCCgcaaaaaaatcccccaaaactGATTCAGATTTTCAtactttaatgaaatattttatactttgcaaatttttaagtaatttatgaAAAACCTAGATCAGTGGATCTCCTCTCTGGCTGCCCATTAGAATGTCCTGTGgagattaaacttttttttttcagtttatggaCCAAGAGTTTTGATTTATTTAGGGTGGAGTTCAGGATCAGAATGGTTTCagaagctcccaggtgattctggagTGAGTTGGAGCTGCAAGCCCCTGAGCTAGATTATAAGATGCTTCTGGGAAAGAACCACATTTTAGGAATTTGCTTCCCACCCAGTGCCCTGCATTTAATCAGCACCTGATGACTTGGCAGGACTTGCCCCACCAGGGTCTGGCTTTGAAGGGTAGTGGACACCAGGATCCTTTGGATTAATCCTCTGccacctctctcttttcctcaacTGAGAGTGAATTTATGTAATTGAGTGAAAGTCTATGAATCATAATTGTAATAAATTAAGGCTGGGCATTTGTTTGAAATTAGATAGGATAAAGCCAAAGGTTTGAACAAGTTGTGGAtggtttgtaaaaattaatcttacAAAATAAATGCTCTGTGTGAACACGTTGATTAAATTCAAAAGGGtattatttggtttttctgtaaattgagccttgaaataaaagcacagcaAGGTTTTCTTAAGGTACTGATCTGCTGTTTAACAAgaatttgtaaagggttataaaagatTTACAAGAATCTCACCTCATGGTCAAACTAGTTAAGATTGGATAGATTTATCTATAAGGTATTATTAAAAATTGGGGATGACATTAATAGTAGACTGATGCAAGGATGAAATTTGACTCTGTCTTGAACAAGATTTTTATGTAATAGTAAAGGataatgaaagatttttgtttgccttgcaaataaactaccaaaaaaagaagggaaaggcaAGAGACAAATTGTTTGGAAAGTTGTCTTCCCTTTTAATGAGTAAAggttttgtgctttttaaaaaagtttttgagtcatcattttggctaaTGATAACCTggaatt from Pan troglodytes isolate AG18354 chromosome 18, NHGRI_mPanTro3-v2.0_pri, whole genome shotgun sequence harbors:
- the COQ7 gene encoding 5-demethoxyubiquinone hydroxylase, mitochondrial isoform X5, which encodes MTLDNINRAAVDRIIRVDHAGEYGANRIYAGQMAVLSRTSVGPVIQKMWDQEKDHLKKFNELMVTFRVRPTVLMPLWNVLGFALGAGTALLGKEGAMACTVAVEESIAHHYNNQIRTLMEEDPEKYEELLQLIKKFRDEELEHHDIGLDHDAELAPAYAVLKSIIQAGCRVAIYLSERL